The window CTACTGAACCGGCAGGAATTGAGGGAAAAACGTGCAGGCTGAAAATACTGGTGACGTTTTCCATCACGCCATCTTTCACCATCCACTCGGCACCTTGGGCAATTTCTTCTGCCGGCTGAAATAAAAAGCGCACGGTTCCTGGCAGATGAATTCCTAGCTGAGAGAGCACCATTGCCGTTCCTAGCCCAACGGTTGTATGCACATCGTGACCACAGGCGTGCATAATTCCCGACTGGCGAGAGGCATAATCTAAGCCGGTGCGTTCGATAATCGGCAAAGCGTCCATATCTGTGCGAATCGCTAGCAGCCGGCTATCTGTGCCCTCACCTTGCAGTTCCCCAACCACGCCGGTTTTCCCCACAGCTTCGCGCACATGGATGCCGCAGGAAGAGAGTACGCCGGCAACATAAGCGGCTGTCTGGTATTCTTGGCCACTTAATTCTGGATGAGAATGGATGTGACGCCGAATTTCAATGAGGCGAGGCGCTAAGGTTTTTGCTAAGTCTTTAATTTGTGGGAGCATTTTTATTTAACTGTGGAGTTTTGAGTTATGAGTTTAACGGTTTAACTCATAATTCGGCTACCCATCGCGGTTGCCGGATGGGATGACGGCATCTATAAGTCTGGCAGGATAAGTAGATTTATATTGATTTATTAACCGCAGATGCACGCAGATAAACGCAGATGATAAGCGCAGATTCAGCACTGAGCACTCAGCACTCACTTCGCCGGCGCTATGACGAGTAAAATATCTGACTGTTCTTTTTCTGGGGTGGCGGAATTGCTAGCACTGAAGCTGCGGATCATTCCTAAACCTTGTTTGATAAAGCGGGATGCGTCGCTGTCGTCAAGCGGAAAGAACGTATAGATAAATGAAAGTGTAGCGCCCCAGTTGAGATAAAAGTAGCCTTCATTCGGACGTGGGAAAGATTGTGTGGCAGTTTGGAAGATGTAGGCGTTGGCGAGAGGCTGGCTGGGTTCGGGAGTTAGCAAGCTCATCGGGCCGCTGCCGGTGGTGAGGATGAGGGTGTTGTCATCTGTCCAGCGATAAGCAAAAAAGCTTTGAGGTGCTTTTCCTGGCATGGGTGATTCCCAACTGGTGAGGGGGGACGATCCCTCCCGACGGGTAATGCTGACGTTGCCACCTGATGATGTTGTTACAGATTCTTCCAGCCGGTTTAACATTCTCTCGGCGGCTGGGCGATCGCTGGTTTGTACCATTAATCCCATTCCTAGCTTGAACCCTGGTAATGCTTGGGGAAATAATCCTTGGGTTGTGGGAAAGGAAAACAGGGAGAATTCTCCATCCATCCAAGAAATAATATCTTCTTCGAGATCTAGCCCAGTCGCATTGCGGATGCCGTTTCTGAATATATCTAGAAATGATTGTCCTTCTTCACCATATAGCTTTACCATCCTGCTCCACTGCTTTTGGAAATTGCGGCTGCTGCTTGACATATAAGTGGAGGCGGGTAATTTTGCCAGAATTCCATCGCCATTGAGTGTGAGTTCTGTGGCATTCTCTAGCTTGGGTGTGGTGTAATAAGCAGCAGATTGAGCGCGAATTCCTTCGGGTTGCACCCAAACAAAGCCTTCTAAAGTGTCGTAAGTTTCTGCTAAATTTTTTAGCAATGCTGTGTAGAATTCGCCTGAAGGCAGAGGCACTGGGGGAGTTCCCTCTGGGGGTGTTGGAAGGCTGATGGTGGGGACAATCTGGACGGCGGCGGCGATATTGCTATATCCCACCATTAATGAGGTTGAAAACTGCGGGTGCTTGAGGGTGCGCTGAAACTTTGCGGCTTCCGCGAGGGGTTTGATACCGGCTTGAGAATCGATAAATTGTTCGATGGCTTTGCCGCTTGTGGATGTTGCGAAATATCCGGGTAAGACGGCAATGGCTATACCGGCTCTCCCAGGCGGTGCAGGGATAGGCGTTGGGGGGACTGGGACTTCCACCGGCTCACTTCCGACTGCGATTTGCTGGTTTTGCGCCGGCAGAAATCGCGCTAAAGGCAGGGGTAAACTACTGCTAGGTAAAAATCGACTGAAGAACGATAAGGATTGCGGTGGGTTCGTTGCCGGTGGCGATTGTTCTTGCGGCAGGGGTTCCGGTGATTCTGTGGGGACGGGTTCTTGTACCGGCTCCTCTAAAACAGGGGCTTCTTGTGCCGGCCACTCTAAAATTGTAATGCCATTGTGCTGTCGCTCAATCGGGGGTTCTCCCTGAGTTTCTCTAACTTTCGCCACGTATGCATTGACGCCTTCCACATCAACCACCGGCGCAACGGTTAAGGTGCTGTCGGCAAAATTGGGCAATTGTCCTTCTGCTGGCGGTTGGGGGATCATCAGTGCGACTGCTGCCCATTCGCCCACCCAAGGTTGGACATCTGCGAAAAAGTTAGTGCCTGCCGGCAAAAAGGGTAAAAAACCTGGCCCAGAAAGCTCGAAGGGCAGGGGATTAAATCGATTTAAGGTGCCCCAGTTGTCTTTGGTGGTATTGAGTAGCAGCACGCCGGCAATATCCGCCGGCAAGACTTTGGTTACCGCCGGCGCAGGGATAGCGGGTGCTTCGAGGGTTGCCGGTTGAGCGAGGGCTGCGGTGGGGACAATTGCCAGAACGGAAAGCAGGGGTAATGCAATGCGCTGTAACACAGTCTGTACTCTCCCGATGAGTGAAAACTGGGGATGGGTTGTATGGGGAAAGCATTCGGGAAATCATAACTGCTTTAAGCGCAAAAATTTCTCACCGAATGCTTTGTTACACCAGTAACTATGGATTTTGTTTTTACAAATATCAATCGCAAACGCTGGTTCTTTCTAGTTTCCCATTCACAAAATAAAAAATATCCGAACAGTACGCAAGGGTGCTGACTTCTAAATTTTTTGGCAGGCCATTTTCAGTAGGATCTAGCGCCCGCCATAATTCTATTGCCGGTTGTGCTTCAAAGCTTTTTCTTTCGGGTGTTCCAGCTTTGAGGGGAAAATATTCTCGCTGGGCTGGGCCACTTTCTCCTGCCGGCTTGAAGTTCATGGAGGTGTAAACGACGCCTTCCTCTAATTTGGTTGCCGGTTGGAAGGTTTTGACGACTGCGGTGCCAAACTTGCCGGTGCCTCGATTTACCAACAGCTCAAACCGAAAGTTTGATGTTTTAGGATCGACGAGCAACAGGGCGTATTCTCTGGCTCCATCATTGTTAAAGTCAGCCGTGAAGATGCTACAGGTAAAATTCCTTTCGGTTTGTTCGTCATACTCACGAATTGACGGTACAAAGTCGGCTTCTTGCGCTAGCCGATAATTTTCTGTCTTCTCTTTGAGCGCTTCGGGGAGTTGTCCTTGACACTGGATATCGGGCAGTTGGGGTGGTGGTGCTGCCGGTCCAAGGTCTTTGGTACGATAAGGCGGTTGGCGACAAGCGACTAGCAGCAGCAACAACAGTGCCGGCAGGGAAATCTTTTTGAGCATCTTTGCAGGGTGAAATCAACCAAAAATAAACGATGAAACTGGCATGAAGCCCAGACGCAAAGAAAATGGCGGCTGTGGCAGGACAGGCACCCATCAAACTTAACTTTAGCTCAACCTGTCGGTGAGCTAAGATTTTTACTTTGGCACGCCGGCAGTTAAATTTTCCTGCCCATTTGATGTTACTAAAACATCATCTTCGATGCGAATACCAATGCCGCGCCACCGGCTCTCAACTTCAGGTTGTCCTTCTGCCGGTTTGATATTCGGGTTGATATAAATTCCCGGTTCAACTGTCAGCACTTGTCCGGGTTGCAATATTTGCGCCTGTTCCCCATGCTGGTAAACACCGGCATCATGAACATCTAACCCTAACCAGTGTCCTGTGCGGTGCATATAAAAGGGTTTGTATTTCTCCTCTTTGATAATTTCCTCTATATCGCCATCCAGTAATCCTAATTCCATCAATCCTTCTACG of the Microcoleus sp. FACHB-68 genome contains:
- a CDS encoding DUF3352 domain-containing protein; protein product: MLQRIALPLLSVLAIVPTAALAQPATLEAPAIPAPAVTKVLPADIAGVLLLNTTKDNWGTLNRFNPLPFELSGPGFLPFLPAGTNFFADVQPWVGEWAAVALMIPQPPAEGQLPNFADSTLTVAPVVDVEGVNAYVAKVRETQGEPPIERQHNGITILEWPAQEAPVLEEPVQEPVPTESPEPLPQEQSPPATNPPQSLSFFSRFLPSSSLPLPLARFLPAQNQQIAVGSEPVEVPVPPTPIPAPPGRAGIAIAVLPGYFATSTSGKAIEQFIDSQAGIKPLAEAAKFQRTLKHPQFSTSLMVGYSNIAAAVQIVPTISLPTPPEGTPPVPLPSGEFYTALLKNLAETYDTLEGFVWVQPEGIRAQSAAYYTTPKLENATELTLNGDGILAKLPASTYMSSSSRNFQKQWSRMVKLYGEEGQSFLDIFRNGIRNATGLDLEEDIISWMDGEFSLFSFPTTQGLFPQALPGFKLGMGLMVQTSDRPAAERMLNRLEESVTTSSGGNVSITRREGSSPLTSWESPMPGKAPQSFFAYRWTDDNTLILTTGSGPMSLLTPEPSQPLANAYIFQTATQSFPRPNEGYFYLNWGATLSFIYTFFPLDDSDASRFIKQGLGMIRSFSASNSATPEKEQSDILLVIAPAK